The Pseudoxanthomonas sp. genome segment CGACGAAGACGCGGACGGGCGCTGGCGACGCCACTCCAACGACGCCTTGCGCCACGACTACCCGGCGCTCTGGTCACGCATCGACGCACTCTGGTTCCTGCAGCCGCCCGGCTTCGGGATCGTGCGGACCTGGCGCTGGCAGCAGGAACAGGCCCTCGTTGCGCGCGATCCACAGCGGACCGGCATGGACCGCGCGCAGTTGGACCGCTTCATCCAGCACTACGAGCGCACCAGCCGTCACCTGCTGGCGACGCTTCCGGGGATGGCGGACAGGACGATTCCTCTCGATGAGGCGCGGCAGCCGCTTCGCTCGTTGTAGGAGCGACGTCAGTCGCGACCGCATGCACCCCGCTGCCACGATGCATGAAATGGCGCCATGCCATCCAGGCCCAGGCGATTCCCGTGCACAGCCGATCCGCGGTCGCGACTGACGTCGCTCCTACAGGGCTTTCGCGCCTCACTCCACCACGAAACTGATCCGCAGGTTCACCCGCCACTCGGTGACGTTACCGCCATCGTCGGTGACCACCTTGATCTCGTTGACCCAGGCGCCCTTGATGTTCTTCACGGTCTCGGAGGTCTTCTTCAGGCCGACCTTCACGGCGTCTTCCATGCTGGTCTTCGACGACGCATTGACCTCGATGATCTTGGCGACGGACATGGTGCTGCCTCTTCGGTTGCTCCGGCACGGCGCCGGACCGCCACCGTAGTCCTGCAGGTGTTAAGTCCACGCCACGCGCGCGGGCGGTGC includes the following:
- a CDS encoding dodecin family protein; amino-acid sequence: MSVAKIIEVNASSKTSMEDAVKVGLKKTSETVKNIKGAWVNEIKVVTDDGGNVTEWRVNLRISFVVE